A window of Oncorhynchus kisutch isolate 150728-3 linkage group LG23, Okis_V2, whole genome shotgun sequence genomic DNA:
ACAGTACCCAATTGAGtagaagtaaagataccttaatagaaaaggaaTCAAggaaaagtgaaagtcatccagtgaaatactactttagtaaaagtctaaaagtattttgttttatatatacataagtatcaaaggtaaatgtaattgctcaaatatacctAAGAATCAaaggtaaatgtaattgctcaaatatacctAAGAATCAaaggtaaatgtaattgctcaaatatacataagtatcaaaggtaaatgtaattgctaaaatatacctaagaatcaaaataaaaagtaaaagtacatatcatttcaaattcattatattaagcaaaccagatggcaccattttcatatttttttatttacggatagcctggggcacactccaaccctCAGACATGACAgttttatgaccatattatgacaggtcatgacaagttatgtcagcttttatgacatattatgacatggttatggcGCAGGTAttacatttcaagaacattgataagagggagtagggctgctgaaacattgataagagggagtagggctgctgaaacattgataagagggagtagactactgaaacattgataagagggagtagactactgaaacattgataagagggagtaggcctactgaaacattgataagagggagtagactactgaaacattgataagagggagtagactactgaaacattgataagagggagtaggcctactgaaacattgataagagggagtagggctgctgaaacattgataagagggagtagactactgaaacattgataagagggagtagactactgaaacattgataagagggagtaggcctactgaaacattgataagagggagtaggcctactgaaacattgataagagggagtagggctgctgaaacattgataagagggagtagactactgaaacattgataagagggagtagactactgaaacattgataagagggagtaggcctactgaaacattgataagagggagtaggcctactgaaacatTAATAAGAGGGAGTagactactgaaacattgataagagggagtagactactgaaacattgataagagggagtagactactgaaacattgataagagggagtagactactgaaacattgataagagggagtagACTACTGAATcattgataagagggagtagactactgaaacattgataagagggagtagactactgaaacattgataagagggagtaggcctactgaaacattgataagagggagtaggcctactgaaacattgataagagggagtaggcctactgaaacattgataagagggagtaggcctactgaaacattgataagagggagtagactactgaaacattgataagagggagtaggcctactgaaacatcgataagagggagtaggcctactgaaacatcgataagagggagtaggcctactgaaacatTAATAAGAGGGAGTAGACTACTGAAACATTAATAAGAGGGAGTAGGCCTACTGAAGCATTAATAAGAGGGAGTagactactgaaacattgataagagggagtagggctgctgaaacattgataagagggagtagGCCTACTGAAGCATTAATAAGAGGGAGTagactactgaaacattgataagagggagtaggcctactgaaacattgataagagggagtaggcctactgaaacattgataagagggagtagactactgaaacattgataagagggagtagactactgaaacattgataagagggagtaggcctactgaaacattgataagagggagtagggctgctgaaacattgataagagggagtagactactgaaacattgataagagggagtagactactgaaacattgataagagggagtaggcctactgaaacattgataagagggagtaggcctactgaaacattgataagagggagtagggctgctgaaacattgataagagggagtagactactgaaacattgataagagggagtagactactgaaacattgataagagggagtaggcctactgaaacattgataagatgtagtaggcctactgaaacatTAATAAGAGGGAGTagactactgaaacattgataagagggagtagactactgaaacattgataagagggagtagactactgaaacattgataagagggagtagactactgaaacattgataagagggagtagACTACTGAATcattgataagagggagtagactactgaaacattgataagagggagtagactactgaaacattgataagagggagtaggcctactgaaacattgataagagggagtaggcctactgaaacattgataagagggagtaggcctactgaaacattgataagagggagtaggcctactgaaacattgataagagggagtagactactgaaacattgataagagggagtaggcctactgaaacatcgataagagggagtaggcctactgaaacatcgataagagggagtaggcctactgaaacatTAATAAGAGGGAGTAGACTACTGAAACATTAATAAGAGGGAGTAGGCCTACTGAAGCATTAATAAGAGGGAGTagactactgaaacattgataagagggagtagggctgctgaaacattgataagagggagtagGCCTACTGAAGCATTAATAAGAGGGAGTagactactgaaacattgataagaggtagtaggcctactgaaacatTAATAAGAGGTTATAAGCATAGtgaattttaaaggcaatgttcccctCGTTCGTGGAGATCCCATTCCCAGGAAAACATTGCATATGCTGCACAATCTGAAATTCCCTTTAAAAGTCGTAATGCCTATAGCCCTCAatcggattgaatcccagcctcaTTCGTttcacagttctctctctctgtcccgacattttctccttctctctatcactcattctctgtgtttctctctctccacctacccATGCTCTCCCCCGTGTGTGTTATTTAGTATTACCATTAGTCTCAGGTGTTCAGGGGAATGAAGTCATTTCCATAAGCAGCTGAGTCCCTGTAGTTTGTCTGATGTTAGGAGTTAGGGGCTAGGGCTTGATTTaggcctctctcttctgtcttcctCAGTAAATTAATTTCACATCTTTCAGTGAGAGCTGATCTTCTGGGCCGCTACTCCCTGTAGCAAGACTGATAAGGGATCAgcagacattgtgtgtgtgtacgtacgttcGGAGGCAGAGATAAGGAATCAAATCAGAACAGGGTTGACTAGACGAGACCTGAGACCCCAGTCTAACAATCTcattagtgcgtgtgtgtgtgtgtgtgtctctgtctgtgtaggTACTCTGTGTCTGTGGTGTTGCTGTACTACTTCCTGCCGCTGTGCATTATGGGATGTGCCTACCTGGTGGTGGGCTCGTCCCTGTGGGCGGGGACTATCCCTGGAGACTCCACCCACCGTTACAGAGAGCAGCTAATCGCCAAAcgcaaggtacacacacacacacacacacacacacacacacacacacacacacacacacacacacacacacacacacacacacacacacacacacacacacacacacacacacacacacacacacacacacacacacacacacacacacacacacacacacaagctcacaggcaGAACACAATACCTTTATGtacacacactcatgcatgctTACACACAGCAGGGAACCTCTTAAGTGAATATTCTTAGGCAAATCCCTAAATTGCTTTcaactgtccctccctcccccctccttctctctaggtTGTGAAGATGATGATCGTGGTGGTGTGTACGTTTGCAGTGTGCTGGCTGCCTTACCACATCTACTTCCTGCTCCAGCAGTTCCACCCTGACCCCATGCAGCTGTTTGAGTGGCGCTACATCCAGCAGGTCTACCTGGCTGTTCTGTGGTTGGCCATGAGCTCCACCATGTACAACCCTATCATCTACTGCTGTCTCAATGACAGGTAGGTGACTGTACACACcacaggtggctggtggcacATCATTGTGGAGGATGGGCTCATACTAATGGCTAGAATGGATTGATAGGAGTGGtaccaaacacatcaaacacatggtctttgataccattccattcactccattccagccattaataTTATATGTCCtctcctcaccagcctcctgtggtacaCACACAAGCGCAAACACAAcaggcatgtacacacacacacacacccatttgACCCAttagtctctccttctctctctccccatctctctctcgctctctctctcactcccccctctctccctctttctctctcaaccctctctctgttCAGATTCAGGGCAGGCTTTCAGCAGGTGTTCTGTTGGTGTCCGTGTGTTCCTGCCGCCTCCTACGAGGGACTGGAACTCAAGTCCACCCGCTACCTACAGACCCAGGTGTGTATAGATTCCCTCTTCTTTCTGGGTGtgtgtattgtttatttaactaggcaagtcagttaagaacaaattattattttcaatgacggcctaggaacagtgggttaactgccttgttcagggacagaacgacagctctgggattcgatcttgcaacctttcagttactagtatGAGTGTGTATTTTTAAGTTGTGTCCCAATTATCTCTGTTTCCAGATGAGTGTGTACCGGGCCAGCCGGATGGAGACCAGTATGTCAACAGTTCTGCAGCCCACTGAGGAGGAGCGCTGTGGGgcagagcagccagccagcccccCTATCACCCAGACAACCATGGAGCTCACCTCCACCTCCAACGGCTCAGCCTCACGATCAGCCCTCAACCCCACCGACAGCCCTGCTTACTACGGCAGACATAACATGGACTAGTGGCCTAACAAACGCCTAACTGGATTAGTCGTGGTTTCATCTCacttaacccagaactaaaatgtTACATCATTTGGTCAGCTGCTCGATTAGGTTCTAGGGGGAAGTGTGTTAGAAATGGAGATTTCCGTTTTGTCTCCACTCTCACAAAAGGAAAATCTCAGTCAATCCCTCCCACCCCCTTCTGATATTTTCACCGGTGGTTATCTTCCGCCGAAGTAAAGCAGTTTAAGCCCCGCCTTCACCCAATCCTGATATGTCCAAATAAACAGTGATGAAAACCCAAACCTCAGAACTAATGCTGCTCGTATCCCATATTATGCCGACAGGTGTACTGTACCAGTTATGTTTACTG
This region includes:
- the tacr1b gene encoding tachykinin receptor 1b, whose amino-acid sequence is MDSFLNTTDNYLSVNATNGSGLNETEGYNQFVQPIWQIALWAIAYCSMVCVSVIGNLVVIWIILAHKRMRTVTNYFLVNLAFAEASMSAFNTVINFAYSIHNEWYFGLGYCRFHNFFPIAAVFTSIYSMTAIALERYMAIIHPLRQRLSSAETRVVIGGIWVLALLLAFPQYYYSATDQLPGRTVCYIQWPEYTNDTTMDFKKMYSVSVVLLYYFLPLCIMGCAYLVVGSSLWAGTIPGDSTHRYREQLIAKRKVVKMMIVVVCTFAVCWLPYHIYFLLQQFHPDPMQLFEWRYIQQVYLAVLWLAMSSTMYNPIIYCCLNDRFRAGFQQVFCWCPCVPAASYEGLELKSTRYLQTQMSVYRASRMETSMSTVLQPTEEERCGAEQPASPPITQTTMELTSTSNGSASRSALNPTDSPAYYGRHNMD